Within the Gammaproteobacteria bacterium genome, the region TTTCTATGAATAAGTAGGTCTTGAAGAACAACCGATAGAAAGCTATGTCTATTTCTGCCTTAGGGCGCAATACGGTATAAGCTGGACTGATTATCCCTTGATAATCGGAATACTCGATTCCACCCTGAAATGAGCGTAGGCTGATAGCAAAGTCACCTTTCTTGATTCGTTTGTAGTTGGCAGTGCTTCCCTCCGGGGACATCACGCGGCCTTCCAGCAGCCGACGAGGTATAACGCCTCTATCCTGGGTCACCGACAACAGCTCCTCA harbors:
- a CDS encoding restriction endonuclease subunit S, with translation EELLSVTQDRGVIPRRLLEGRVMSPEGSTANYKRIKKGDFAISLRSFQGGIEYSDYQGIISPAYTVLRPKAEIDIAFYRLFFKTYLFIEKYLNIAVIGIRDGKQISIPDFMSIKIPRPPIEEQKSIAGVLTIAQKEIDLLKQLAERYKSQKRGLMQKLLTGQWRVKMSKEVA